From the genome of Toxoplasma gondii ME49 chromosome XII, whole genome shotgun sequence:
GCGCTTCTGCTGTGTCCTGGCCCGCGATGGGGAAGATGGATACGCGGGTAAGGTGCGCCAGCAGGAGGGTTCCACCTGAGGGCAAGTATGGCTATCCCTCTTCTCTGAGTCATTGTAACAGGCGCAGTGATCACAAGATGCTTTGCAGCTGGTTGAAGTTCCGCTACTAGACCCGTATACCCATATATTCTGCAACTCGAGTACTGTGGAAGCTTGTGCTCTATTTTCTTCTGCTGACGCTTCCATTCGAGTCCGGGCACGGGGCGGGGCTGCAGATGTCGTCAtggcgaaaaacgaaacgcgtCTGCGCCATGAATTTATGAGAGCAGAGGAATGCGTTAGGTCGTGTGAATCTGATGTGGTAGCAGAAGCGGTGGACGGGGACAACAAAGAAGAGGGTAAGGAGCCGCTGATTCATGGCGGAATTATTTCGCAGGAATGGCGGACAAAGCACATTATGGAGGATCCAAAGCACTTGCAACGGTGACGTTGCGCAGCTATTGTCGCACACTGACACTGCATTGAAAAGTGTAGGCAGAACAGCGTATCAGAGAAACTTTCCACAATTCCAACATTTCTGGCTGTGGAACGCCGACAGAAAAGTAGTGCTATGACAGTAAATTGTATTGCGTGCGCCAGTTCGAAGTACTCGCTTCAGGAGGTAATCCACGACTACCTTTCACACGACAGGCGTTTTCACACATAATGTGAACGAGATGATTTGGGGCGTATAGCGCGGCTTGTTTTGTACTCGGATCTCTTGAGCAGTCGGAGCAATGTATTCTTCGGGTCTGAACTGGCGCTTCAATGCTGATTATAGGGAATCCTTGCAATAGAAAGTGCGGTGGTCGCATTTGTCACTCCAAACAGTGTCCAAGTGCAGAACTGCAGAATTTGCCGAACTAGCAGTTCATATACGATGTCTGGCACGACGAAGCCTATACAGAAAAACAGTTTGTAAATATGCAAGGAAGAGCGCAGTGGCTGTTCCACAGAAAATCCAGACTACGTGACGGGCACAAACTGACTCGATATCTAGCACCAAGAAGTATATCTTGATGGTCAGCGGCAAGAGTTTGTCCGCTGTTTTTTCGATGCGTACCCCAAATAGTTTTCAAGgtgaacgaagaaaagctACAGCCACAACAGCGTAGCATGCTATATGGAAACTGCTTCGCTTTACCACACATGGTTTGTACTCCTATTGCGAAGTACACCTACAAAAGCTGCCGAGAAGCAAATGCCGGCACGTTAGCTTTCGTGTAGGGAAGTGACACTGAAACGGCTCAGTGTCCTATGACGTCACCATCGAGTAGTTTTCTCGGCAAATCTATCGGGCAGGGGTCTCGCGGTGGCAGTGAAGTCTGTTACTACATTTGGAGGAACTCATTTATCTGAACAGGAGTCAATCGGGACGAAACCACATACAGAATACAACACACAACTCTTTTTCCCAGGAGTAGATGCTAAACATCAGACTTGTTTGCCAGTGTAACTGGTAGCTGAATTTATATGAAAGCAGTCGCTTGCCGGTCACAGGAATCAAAGTAAGACCAGCCGTTTTATCATCAAAGCACATATGCAAAACGGGAGATATGCGTCATTCAGACATAACGGACAATTTATTCAATAGTCTTGATTGGCGCGCCAACAAGTGGTTATTGGTTGCCAACAAAAACTGACTCTTGCTAAAATAAACTTTCCAGTACAACAATGATCGTCGTACAGCCACAGATCAGATGCTTCCGAAGCGTGGACGCACCTAAAGCCGTTGCACGCGTCACATTTCCCCTTCCGCTACGTTGTGTTGACATTGCATTTGGGAGACGATGATCATTGCTGCATTGAGAAGCGACTCAGGCGAGTCTTTACCCGACTCCCCTTCGTTCCTCAAGATGCCGTCCACGACCGTCTCCAAAcccgcagaagaaggaatcATTAGGTTTTCTCGGTTCACGATAGTGGTCCCTGACAAGGGAATGCCGCCGTCCGGCAGGTTTACAACTCCATATGGCTCCCCTTGATGTTGCTTCCAGTCCAGAGCAAGTTCCCTCAATTTTTGTGTCAGcacttcttctcgttctgccGCCCTTATTCGGTACAATGTAGCTACGGTTTTGGCCGCCTCAAACCCGCCTAGAAGCTTTGGAGAAAAACTTTTCGTTAGGACCTTCCCTTTTCCATAACATCGCACTTTCCACAGACTTTTCTGGTTGTCGAAAAGGACGCCTTCACACCCGCCCTCCCAGCGGTGCGAAAAGACAGGCTCTCCTGTTCTGTCACACCTCAAGTAACCGAATTTATTGGACAGGTGACATCCAGCAATCGGATTTCTCCAGTCGACATCGGCCAGAGGgccaaggagagaggagacaaaacgcgGAATAGGATGATCGAGACCCCCAGAATTGCCCGTCCCTCTTGTCGATCTCTCGGTTAAGGCCCTTCGTGGCCGTCGTTTCCGATGAGGGGCTCGTGGGGGCGGACGACAAAAGCCTGTCTGGTCTCTATGGCTTGCACCAGGAGAGAATGACACACAGGATGAcacggcagagacaggctgCTGTCTCAAAAGACCCAGACGCTGCATATCTGGTAGACAGAGAGCCAGTTCCTCATGGGACGCCGAAATGGACGGATGTGATACCGGTTCCGGGAGTTTGCCAGGCGATTCACTGCAGGGAGTTAGAGAGTCGAGCTCAGCCGCAGGCGGAGATAGAGAAGGTGTTGACGTCTGTAAGGGTGACAGTTTCAATTCTACTCCGGTCTTCCTTCCGTGATATGCTTGATTACTCCGAGTCGATCCCTGTCGTCCAGGAGCTCCATTTCGACTTCGCccttctgcctttttccgcttcctctcctggTGCGATGACATTCTTTGTTTTAGGCGTGGCGACTTCTGTCTGCACCCGAATGGCTCACTATaagaggcagcagaagaagagtttGAAGGACAAGGCGGGCACGAAGTTGGAACATGCATGAGGAAGGACTCCTCGGCGGGAGCCGGAGAACAGTTCGCTGGCACGGCCGCTCTTatagacagagggagacgtGGGCATGTGCCTCCTGTGAAGGCCCAGAAAGACCGTAAAAGGTTCTGATCTTCCTCAGTGGGCGAGTAACGAATGCACGCGGGGGTCAAGCTACAGGTGCCTTGTGGTTCAAACCTagactggagagacgcaTCACCACAAGCAGGGACTGAAGAAAAATACTCTGGCACAGAAGCCGTTAAAGCATTGTGACATGCGGGGAAACAAAAGGAACTCATTTGGTTGTATGAATAAAGAGCGTAAAAGTCGGTATGAGGGAGAGAGTGGCAGAGCCACTGAGGGTCCCACCCTAAAAGCGTGCCTTCGTGATCTAGATATGGACAATCACTCGTTCTCAAAGGTACAGGTACCCCGTGTTCTTGTTCCTCCTGAGCATCACATACAGGAGTATTCGTTCTGTTCGCCAACATCCACTGCATGGCTCTACACTCATCCGGCTCTCTGTCCACTAATGAGAGTTTTGCCCTTGTCTCAGCAGCGGAGGAATTGCTGGTTGCTGAATAGTACCCGGCTTCCGCTGCCTGCGGTGCAGCGTGCCCTTCCGTTTGGGCATCTTTCTCATATCTGCTCCATATCTGGTGCTGTTCCGCCGGTCGAAAACCGGCAGTGTTGCCCGCTTGGACCATTAATGATTCTTCTTGGAGGCCAAAGAAGGATGGGACACTGGCAACAAAAgcattctcttcttcagacgcaTTCATTCCTTGCGATATATCGACGAGTCGGGACTGGTTTCAGGAAGGAACGCTTTGGAGGTTATGGCTGTTATAAGGTCCGTTATCGTGAGAAATCGAGGCTGATGAGTGGCCGGAGCGCGGAGTTGCTCTGGCATATCTGCTTGAGAAAAAAAGTCTTCTGCGGATGCAAGGGGAATCATGATTCAACCACTGTTGCACTCTGCAGCGAAAATGGGGGTGTGTGATGACAACCTACTGGGAAAtcgaagcgagaggaagttACCAAAGCCCGCATAGGCAGGGGAAGAAACGTATATCGCGTCAAATTTACGGTGTGCAAACAAGCCACCGCCGATCGCTCAGCTGCTCACACGCCTAGCTTCAATGTTTGAGTGTGACAGCAACTCATATTGGTATCGCAAATCAAAGAATACGAAAAAGGCAGGCAAAAGTCGGAGAAAGCAAAAACACTGCCTGTGACCAGGTCCGTAGCAAGTATTGAGGCACCGCTTCCACTCTCTTGAGGTGCAGTAAGAGCGTTTGCCGACGTGATTTAAACCCTTTGATCTGAGGGATAAACGTCTGCGCGATGAGGTAGAGGCTACACCCTTGCAGGACACAAAAATTCTGTAGGCGCAGGGTCTGTTGCAACAAAGAAATTTCGAGGTTTACTCTCTCCtaggaagaaaacagggtTTCACACTGCTGCGGCTGTGCAGCGCTCGTATGCTCGTGCTACCAGCCACGACGGACGGTCGTTGCGACAAAAAAGCACACACTCATGATACAGATTCAAGATTTTGAGTGATTGTATTGAAATGCTAGGGGAGCTGGTTAGTACCACCACTCTGGGGATTACAAGCAGATCTTAGCCCCCTCTGTCTCAGAATTTGCATGGCGGATCAAACGCCGCGGACCCATACACCGCAGTGCTGCTGGGTGAGCGACCCATGAATGATTTCGTCGCACTTTGGAATTTGTCCGATAGCATATATGCCTCAAAACAGAGCTCACGTTCTGTCAAATGCTCTAGGGTTTATGAAACTTCTCTGCGGAGTGTGTCTACGCGCCTATGCTTCTTCCGTGTTTTTCAACCAGATGTGTATAAAACGTTTTCCAGCGTTGGCTACATCTAGCTGAGTACCGCTACCTCATTGTTGACCACTACAAAACCCCAATGTGCTAAAATGAATCACATCTGCCGGAACTGGAAAGCTAGCCTTTCTGGTCTTTGGTGTCCGTTTTGTGCTCTGCGGCGTGACAAGGAAGTACGCCTTTTGCACTGGGTGAGTGGCAGACCCACCAACAAGTTGAGCCGCGCggctgaaaaaaaaacagaagaccAAGCATACTCCGAGACACTTGCGTGACACTACATATTCCCGAACATCCGTATAAGGTACAAGTGCCCATTACCCAGAGTATGAATTCCAAATTGGAACGTCAACCCCTTAGGTGATGTGCGTAGTCTAGTTTCAGCGGTCTTTCAGAATTTCTGTTCCATTTACTGCCCCTAATTAGAAACCTAACGGACTCTAGGAAAAATCACTGTCATATAGCTAGGCGGTAAACCTGGGGAAAGACACAGGTTCTCAGGTTACCGGAGACTACACGGCTCTACACTGAAGCGATGTCCCTCTACCACGACTCAAACCACTTTGTGTTGCAACGGAATTTACCCGCTCTAAACGGTGAACGCGAGGAGGCAAGAACTGTATCGTTTCTGTGTA
Proteins encoded in this window:
- the AP2XII3 gene encoding AP2 domain transcription factor AP2XII-3 (encoded by transcript TGME49_246660), with the translated sequence MNASEEENAFVASVPSFFGLQEESLMVQAGNTAGFRPAEQHQIWSRYEKDAQTEGHAAPQAAEAGYYSATSNSSAAETRAKLSLVDREPDECRAMQWMLANRTNTPVCDAQEEQEHGVPVPLRTSDCPYLDHEGTLLGWDPQWLCHSLPHTDFYALYSYNQMSSFCFPACHNALTASVPEYFSSVPACGDASLQSRFEPQGTCSLTPACIRYSPTEEDQNLLRSFWAFTGGTCPRLPLSIRAAVPANCSPAPAEESFLMHVPTSCPPCPSNSSSAASYSEPFGCRQKSPRLKQRMSSHQERKRKKAEGRSRNGAPGRQGSTRSNQAYHGRKTGVELKLSPLQTSTPSLSPPAAELDSLTPCSESPGKLPEPVSHPSISASHEELALCLPDMQRLGLLRQQPVSAVSSCVSFSPGASHRDQTGFCRPPPRAPHRKRRPRRALTERSTRGTGNSGGLDHPIPRFVSSLLGPLADVDWRNPIAGCHLSNKFGYLRCDRTGEPVFSHRWEGGCEGVLFDNQKSLWKVRCYGKGKVLTKSFSPKLLGGFEAAKTVATLYRIRAAEREEVLTQKLRELALDWKQHQGEPYGVVNLPDGGIPLSGTTIVNRENLMIPSSAGLETVVDGILRNEGESGKDSPESLLNAAMIIVSQMQCQHNVAEGEM